A genomic segment from Nicotiana tabacum cultivar K326 chromosome 9, ASM71507v2, whole genome shotgun sequence encodes:
- the LOC107805824 gene encoding (S)-8-oxocitronellyl enol synthase ISY1: MSWWWSGAIGAAKKKVEQDDAPVQKHQSVALIIGVTGIVGNSLAEILPLSDTPGGPWKVYGVARRPRPSWNADHPIEYIQCDISNPEDTQSKLTLLGDVTHVFYVTWASRSTEIQNCETNGKMFKNLLNAIIPNCPNLSHICLQTGRKHYHGPFELFGKVAHDTPHHEGLPRLPVPNFYYTLEDILFEEVKKKEKLTWSVHRPGLIFGFSPYSLMNIIATLCVYAAICKHEGLKLKFPGVKSAWDGYSDCSDADLIAEHQIWASVDPNAKNEAFDVSNGDVFKWKHLWGILAEEFEVEAEEFDEKSKRWTLEEMMKDKGEIWDEIVKENGLVPNKLEQVGGWWFVDIVLSGECPLDAMNKSKEHGFLGFRNSKNSFVSWIDKVKAYKIVP; this comes from the exons ATGAGCTGGTGGTGGTCTGGAGCTATAGGCGCTGCAAAG AAAAAAGTCGAACAAGATGATGCCCCAGTACAGAAGCATCAAAGCGTTGCACTAATAATCGGAGTCACCGGCATTGTCGGCAACAGCCTCGCCGAGATCCTCCCTCTTTCCGACACCCCCGGTGGTCCTTGGAAGGTCTACGGCGTCGCTCGCCGTCCTAGACCGTCGTGGAACGCCGACCACCCGATCGAGTACATCCAATGCGACATCTCAAACCCTGAAGATACGCAATCCAAACTCACTCTACTCGGCGACGTCACCCACGTTTTCTACGTGACTTGGGCCAGTCGATCCACAGAGATCCAAAACTGTGAAACCAACGGGAAAATGTTTAAAAATTTGCTCAATGCTATTATCCCCAATTGCCCCAATTTGTCTCACATCTGTTTGCAAACGGGTCGAAAACACTATCACGGCCCGTTTGAATTGTTCGGAAAAGTAGCACATGATACCCCACATCACGAGGGTTTGCCCCGTTTACCCGTACCCAATTTCTACTACACTCTTGAGGATATTCTATTTGAGGaggtgaaaaagaaagaaaaattaacaTGGTCAGTTCATAGGCCCGGGTTGATATTTGGGTTTTCACCCTATAGTTTAATGAATATTATTGCAACTCTGTGTGTTTATGCAGCTATATGTAAACATGAGGGGTTGAAATTGAAATTTCCAGGCGTTAAATCAGCTTGGGACGGGTACTCGGACTGTTCAGATGCGGATTTAATTGCCGAGCATCAGATATGGGCGTCAGTGGATCCTAATGCGAAGAATGAGGCATTCGATGTAAGCAATGGGGATGTGTTTAAGTGGAAGCATTTGTGGGGGATTTTAGCTGAGGAATTTGAAGTGGAAGCTGAAGAATTTGATGAAAAGAGCAAGAGATGGACATTGGAGGAGATGATGAAGGATAAAGGAGAAATTTGGGATGAGATTGTGAAGGAGAATGGATTGGTGCCTAATAAATTGGAGCAAGTTGGAGGTTGGTGGTTTGTTGATATTGTTCTTAGTGGAGAGTGTCCTTTGGATGCTATGAACAAGAGTAAAGAACATGGCTTTTTGGGTTTTAGGAACTCCAAAAATTCCTTCGTTTCATGGATTGATAAGGTGAAAGCCTACAAAATTGTTCCTTAA